aaaaagaaagtttaaatttttaccttaaaaatataaatgtatttattattcattttataccattaatattaattaatatagtatattaaatatttattaacttaTTTATCTAGAACACCAATTACGAGGACTCAAATTTAATCATAAtcttatatatgtatttttacgttttatgataattttattaGATTTAAATCCAATTGCTTTGTATGTATCCCCATAGGCCTGTGTTGTGTGGAGGAAGTCACATCACCGTGAAATTGCAAACGTATTGGATATACCCAAAATGCCCTTATATTTCATTCGTTCGTTCCCCCATTGACCACTCACCCAACTCCTTCTATTCTCCATCCTTAGGGTTTTCTAtgcttcttcttccattttctcTATTTCACACTTCCCAAAATTCATCTCCACTTTTTGAATAAGTCTTGCTCCCTCCAAAGCttcgcttttttttttttctcaacaacCTTTTCCGGGTCTTTTCCTTTCCGTTAACCCATTTTCCCTTTATTCTGAGCTCCCACTTTCGTAATTTCCAGTTTCGATCTGATACCGTGCTGAATTTTCGGAAGCTGGTCCTCCAACCGTTCAAATTTCTGGCGAAGCTCCGAAAAGGGTATGTTTTCTCCCTCTTACTTCGGCTTTAGGGTTAACTTTGCTGCTGCTGGTGGTGGTATTGGTTTTTAATTGGAATAGAAGGAATTGGGAATTTTGGGTGTCGATTGCGAGTTTAAGATTTGCTTGACTTCAGGATGCTTAGATTACAGCTCAAGCTTGGTTTTGTTCATGTAGTGTATTAGAATTGTTGAAATTCACCGGGTTCTTTAGGTTTGGATTTTGAAGTTGTGGGTGTCGTTGGAAGCTTATGAGCGTTGGTTTGGTTTGCTTGAAGCGAAGAACAAGTGGTGATTTCTGAGTGTAGTAAGGTTTGATTTGGAAATGGATAACTCCAAAAACAGGCATAATGATAGTTTGGGTGTTAACAAGATGGGAAAAAATATAAGGAAGAGCCCTTTACATCAGCCCAATTTTGCTAATAATGCTGCTAGACAACAGCCTCAGCCTCAGGTTTACAACATTAGCAAGAATGAATTTCGGGATATTGTTCAGCAGCTTACTGGATCACCCTCCCAGGATCATCCACCTAGACCACCACACAATCCACCGAAGCCGCAGAGCATGCGACTGCAGAAAATTAGACCTCCCCCGTTAACGCCAATCAATCGGCCTCGCATGCCCCCGCCGATTCCAGTGCCTGCTGCTGCCCCTCATTCAGTTCCTCACAATAATGCCATACCAAGACCTGCTCAGTTTGGCCAACCGTTGCCTACTCCTGGGGATATATGGTCTAATACGACCGAGTCACCTATATCTGCTTACATGCGTTACCTTCAGAATTCAATAATGGATCCAAGTTCAAGGGGTAACCAAGTTCAGCCTCAACTATATCCCTACCCTCAACCTCAAGTACCTGGCAATGTCCATCCGCATCCCCCTCCCTCGTCTGCTTTGTTTCCTAATCCTCCCATGCCCATGTTCCCTTCCCCAAGATTTAATGGTCCCATTCCTCCTATGAATGCTACTAACTCTTCAGTACCTACTCTTCCTTCACCACAAGCAAATGGCCCTCCTCCCCCTTTACTTTCTCCAACCTCTCAATTCCTCCTGCCTTCTCCAACTGGTTACATGAATCTGCTATCCCCTCGATCACCTTATCCTCTTCTGTCACCTGGCATTCAGTTCCCATCTCCGCTTACACCAAATTTTCCGTTCTCATCCATGGGGCAGTCAGGGATTTTAGGTCCTGGCCCACAACCGCCTCCTTCTCCTGGCCTTGTGTTTCCGTTATCTCCTTCAGGCTTTTTTCCCATATCAAGTCCCAGGTGGAGAGACCACTAGTCTTCTGAATTCTTGTTTGCTTCTTTCTAACTGAAGAGGTCCTAGGCTTGTTCTTTGGCATGTGATGTACAATCAAGTTGTAAGAGCTCTTTTTGGTTATCTGTAGTGTTCATTTCTCATTTCTTTGTTTGTCTTTTGTTGACAACCGTAATGGTTGCAATCCTTTTTACTTTGACAAGTTTTACATTAGACAATATATTGAAGATCAGACAACTCAATTGGACAGTTGGACAGGAGCTGTAAGATGGAAGACTGATCTGTAGCTCAAAAGGAAGTAGGATTATAGACAATATTTGTTGTGTATGTCATCTTCTTTTGTAATATAGTGGTTTACATCtcaaattttttatcttttcctaTGTAAGGTATTTTGAAATACTTCTTATGGTTATTACCATGTGATTTGctacaaatatattttacttcTGCAGCATATTTTATTGTTCTTATTTAAAGTAGTTCCTTATTTGATTTAATGGCATACTGGTGGAGATCTTTAGCTGCCTCTTTTGGGGGACAAAGGAGCCACACTAAAGGTCCAAGAAAAATTATACGCTGATTTTGTGTAGATTGATTCCATCTTTCTTTGGGCTTGTTTTCAGGTAAAATGATTTTCCTTGGGGTTACTGTTTATGTTTTACCCATTTGTTATTAAGTATAAAGGagtacatttttaattttgagttcTGCTTTTAAAGGGAGTATGTAGGGAGAGAATAATATGGCTGACTACTTGACTGAATCATTTATGttgattttgttgtttcttcttttgttaagCATTTGGAAATCATTTGATGTTACTTAACCACTAGGCATATTATCATCTGTTCTTGACCATCCCTTGGTGACCCTGCTTATGTTCTGATTCTTTTGCttattaaattaacttttatttaccTCAGAATATGCTGCTCCCCTGCAAACTCATGGGGGGCATGTGCATAATATCCAGAACATGAGCCTGAAGATAGATTACTCAGTTTCCGTGTCATGTCATGCATTGAGAAGAAGCATTAGTTAGTTTTGTGGCCTCACCGGTTTTTAACTGTTAACGTCTTTCTTTTCTATCTGACTATAGGAGTGGGTTGTTTAATGTGTTCTTTTCACGATCATGCATTCCTTCTAGGTCTGACTTTGAATATTTCTTCTGCATCTTCCATTTCATGTTTCCTTATCTTTGGCGGAGCGGGGTGTTGATTCAAATGGagattgtattttattttagttcaaTAAAACTACTGCACATCTATGATTCTCacttaaaattataatagtGAGAGAGACTGATCTTGATCTATGAGAGGTccaataaaaataactttttcaatatttttttttccaatatgCCTCTTtgcaattatttttctttcttaccGTTTCTTGATGGTTAATAGTGAGTAATCTTCATTGCAGAGATAAAACCCTGATAGAACCCCTGTTTACTTGATTTTGCTAACATCCATCCATCAAATTGGTTACCATCAGTTTTAAAAGATAACTTtaggtttttttattttattaaatcattacttaattaatttatttcctGACCCGGGGCCTAGGAGACAGTGATGCACATGATCTAGAGAGCTTAATGGTCATGAAATTTAAGTTGAATAAATTTGCCAACCTTCTGGATGTTACTCGTGTGATTTAGTAAAATCCTTGGTTTGGTCTGCTTTAATGTTCTGCAATTTTAATTTCGGTTTTGATGACCATTAAGAAGTCAAGGAATAAACGTATTAGGGTCAGCCTAGCGATGAAGAATTTAAGTAGTTGCATAGGGTCTAAACTCAGACTTCATTATTGCCattgtaaaaataattcaaCGAGTTGATTgaaagtttataaaaaatatggaaattTGTATGTAACTTTAAATGTTGTATAttttagtagtttttttttttttttaattcgttTACTAATGTCCTATAAAATACCTTTAGGGAAAATACTTCAATATTAGTCTGGCTTTTATAATTTGCTTTTATTGACTGATTCAAAACGTTAAGTTAGATTCTTTCATCGGTGTGCTTTGTAAAGTTTGTTTCAGCATCTCAATGTGCCAACTTTACTTTATATGCACGAGGGTTTTAATTCCTCCAAAATAGAGGGTTTGTTTCCTCTGAAATAAGAAGGTATATAATGAAAAACTAGGGTGCATGATGTCTATATGTTAAAACAGGCTGATATTTTAGTAATCCAAATCAAGTTTATGTCTGGGTTTTTCTGGAGGAGTTCAATGCCCGATGATAGCAAGAGACTGATGGCATTTTTGGATTTTCAGTGGAAAAGTTTTTCTTGTTCCTTTTgcttaaaatatgattttgattttcCTAACAGATATGCAAATACTCTATAATTGAGTTGTGAGTGATATAGTAGAAggtgctttttattttactGCAGCTGTGGAGATAGATAGTTCTCTCGTGAAGCAGTTGGAACCATGTCAATGGACAAAATCGTTGGCCCTCATCTTGGCACTGGTTCTGTCAAAGGAATCTGATATGcgtttaattataaatattgatattaaaTACTTTTCTAGTCTCtataatatattgtttttttttctttataatttttttatgttatcctcagtttatttttttttcctttaggAATAATTCGTTAAACATGAGGAAATTTTTTGTGTCAAACATCAGTTAGCATATTACACGTCATTTAACACCCACCTTAGCCCTATATCATAGTCTCAGTTAATTAATCTGGGAGAGCTGTTTGTAAATTGAAGAAGCAAGTATCTTCCCAAATTTACAAGCAtctgttttttaatatttcatttgtCAACCACGTCACCAATATGAAAATATTGAAGatcaatatgattttttttgttttaattcttaTCAATATACtccaaatatataattttttgccCTTCTACCTTCCTGTCACTGTGAGCATCCTTTTCTGACATTTATACACTACAATATTATATAGAAAAAATGGGGATATCATCATGAAGCCATCACCACTTTAAATTAATCATCATGATGAAATCAACTCCCACACAATTTAATTACTTCATTTATGTTCTATTAATGACTTCTTATCTCCCATCACATTTAATCCATTCTGCTTTATTTCGATTGAagattagagataaaaaaaaaaagagagtaaagaGATGAAAAgtgaaagaatgaaaaaaaattatttggacTCAGTGATATGAGtgaaaataagaacaaattaaatatttttatttttatttacttttaataatattattttaaatatttattttattataataaattatgttttctgtccaatctttttttctttgtgaAAAGATTtacattcatattttttattaattttgtgtttttcaaataattatgtgcctcttcttttttgtttctttactttttttgtttttttttatcactggAAGCAAATGAATCTTTCAacctttttttcatttattttttccattttttaaataaataaaaattaaaataaattaatattatcagttaataatattgattcattttattaacttatttttcgtttatatatattttactgttttggtattttaaaaaaaaaatcagttttcaTTATCTAAATAAACTATCATAATGAATAGTCATAATGAAAGATGgaatttgttatcatataattcttataattaataagaatttattacctttataacaattttttatatattttattaagagtttactatttatgttttttttttgtaataacagttatattagttttttaactatatttgttattttttattatcatacaaaaatataaagacGTAAGCGTGAGAAGACcctttttttcattaatataaattaataaaaagtatAATGTTATATATAAGTACATatagatacatatatatatataaatttatattttatttatgtttatatttttttatccccaaatattctttgtaaatttaatttaacttaaattttaaatcttaataCATAATATTGAATTGAACATATTTCTCCATTTCATataagtaaaatttaaattattataatttttaataaaattaatttaaaataaaattctaaattttaagaTTCATATTAGAAAAAGTGATGCGTATCGAGTTTTAACAgtttatttaatacttttttttattaattttaactccatatttatttaagttatttatattcatttaatgtaataaaatattattttattttatttatattcaaaatatttgtataaTGACCCAAAAATTTACTAATCAATAAAACATCTACATTAGTAGTTACTAGTTGGTTTTAAATGTTTGTTGAGATAAATAATCTcatatgaattatatatatatatatatatatatatatattaaaaactgtACTTGTATAAATGGATAAGATTTAGATAATACTTACAATTGGTTGTAACAATTGTCTTTGATATCTCAGTCGCTTTTATTTCTCCTTCTTTATCGTATTCGCTTTCTAAGACTCGGGAGTAAACCTGTAAAAGGTTATCCGACGATAAAGTAAATACTTTGTAtaatagttaattatatattgaCAAAAACATACCTTATTTGTGTTTAACTCTTCTTAAAAGTTACTCTATAACCTAGACTGATTACCAA
The sequence above is a segment of the Phaseolus vulgaris cultivar G19833 chromosome 2, P. vulgaris v2.0, whole genome shotgun sequence genome. Coding sequences within it:
- the LOC137811267 gene encoding protein HAIKU1-like — translated: MDNSKNRHNDSLGVNKMGKNIRKSPLHQPNFANNAARQQPQPQVYNISKNEFRDIVQQLTGSPSQDHPPRPPHNPPKPQSMRLQKIRPPPLTPINRPRMPPPIPVPAAAPHSVPHNNAIPRPAQFGQPLPTPGDIWSNTTESPISAYMRYLQNSIMDPSSRGNQVQPQLYPYPQPQVPGNVHPHPPPSSALFPNPPMPMFPSPRFNGPIPPMNATNSSVPTLPSPQANGPPPPLLSPTSQFLLPSPTGYMNLLSPRSPYPLLSPGIQFPSPLTPNFPFSSMGQSGILGPGPQPPPSPGLVFPLSPSGFFPISSPRWRDH